In Mus caroli chromosome 19, CAROLI_EIJ_v1.1, whole genome shotgun sequence, a genomic segment contains:
- the Znhit2 gene encoding zinc finger HIT domain-containing protein 2: MEPAGLCGFCPAGEALPARYTCPRCNAPYCSLRCYRAHGACAEDFYRDQVLRELRGRSASPSRLAGALRRLREQREAEDEPEEAGLGPGARPGGLSGLWERLTPAEKAAFERLLSRGEAGRLLPPWRPWWWGRGTGPRLLEELDHAANRDLAEPEPAPARTALQSGDDAAAAEPLAEDSSAARPPALPARIPALASLSRSPASPLVRFQLPNVLFAYAHTLALYHGGDDDALLSDLCTTLLDVSGALGAQQVFGSTEEALQAAAHVLEAGEHPPGPLGTRGAMHEVARILLGEGPVSQKGYTLTALGHLAQTLGRARKLAVVGGERDRLYRARKKCQFLLAWTNENEAALTPLALDCARAYRAHAVTAEEMATLTGELERLWGGPVPPTPRTLIEELPG, from the coding sequence ATGGAGCCCGCTGGGCTCTGCGGCTTCTGCCCGGCCGGGGAAGCGCTGCCTGCGCGCTACACCTGCCCGCGCTGCAATGCTCCCTACTGCTCGCTGCGCTGCTACCGGGCGCACGGCGCCTGCGCCGAAGACTTTTACCGCGACCAAGTGCTGCGAGAGCTCCGTGGCCGAAGCGCTTCGCCCAGCCGTCTGGCGGGCGCGTTACGCCGGCTGCGCGAACAACGCGAGGCCGAGGATGAGCCCGAGGAAGCAGGCCTCGGGCCCGGGGCGCGGCCGGGCGGCCTTTCTGGACTTTGGGAACGTTTAACGCCGGCTGAGAAGGCGGCGTTCGAGCGGCTCCTGAGCCGTGGCGAAGCCGGACGCCTTCTGCCTCCGTGGAGGCCCTGGTGGTGGGGCCGCGGCACCGGCCCACGTTTGCTGGAGGAGCTGGATCATGCCGCGAACAGAGATCTTGCGGAGCCGGAGCCCGCCCCTGCGAGGACCGCGCTGCAATCCGGGGATGATGCCGCTGCCGCAGAGCCACTTGCTGAAGACTCTAGTGCCGCCAGACCGCCCGCATTGCCTGCTCGCATCCCAGCACTGGCCAGTCTGAGCCGCAGCCCGGCATCGCCGCTGGTGCGCTTCCAGCTGCCCAACGTGCTGTTCGCCTACGCTCATACTCTCGCCCTGTATCACGGAGGGGACGACGACGCGCTACTCTCTGACTTATGTACCACTCTGCTCGATGTTTCTGGGGCCCTGGGAGCCCAGCAAGTCTTTGGCTCTACAGAGGAAGCCCTACAGGCCGCAGCCCACGTACTGGAAGCGGGCGAGCACCCACCTGGGCCCCTGGGTACGCGGGGTGCTATGCACGAAGTTGCCCGCATCCTGCTGGGCGAGGGTCCAGTCAGTCAGAAAGGGTACACGCTGACAGCACTGGGGCACCTCGCTCAGACCCTGGGACGAGCCCGGAAGCTGGCTGTGGTTGGTGGAGAGCGAGATCGACTTTACCGGGCTCGGAAGAAGTGCCAGTTCCTGCTGGCTTGGACCAACGAAAACGAGGCTGCCCTCACACCCCTGGCTCTAGACTGTGCCAGAGCCTACCGAGCCCATGCGGTGACAGCTGAGGAGATGGCAACGCTTACTGGAGAGTTAGAACGGCTTTGGGGAGGCCCAGTGCCACCCACTCCAAGGACTCTCATTGAGGAACTCCCTGGCTGA